Proteins co-encoded in one Medicago truncatula cultivar Jemalong A17 chromosome 8, MtrunA17r5.0-ANR, whole genome shotgun sequence genomic window:
- the LOC11416754 gene encoding F-box protein SKIP23: MISLFSKVNKSLRSDSSSSMDEIVDWSQLPIELWPKIGKYLDNHIDVLRFRSVCESFRSSIPPSHPNSPSFPLQIPHPVYNSLNNYVNQSTVYIIEPTDASSNSNLEPLAPSSSKGWLIKVEETKNQPVSLLSPISDRKLSYPLSNNNTSPMLWNLLDYRVIELCKSYKIEKTTPFSSSAIKVAFYPNSPWTSVEDCVACCIFQEGKLGLMKHGDEKWTLVDDKNFYYDDIIVFKGQFYVTDKWGTISWIDVSTLRLIQFSPPLCGFGNKKHLMESCGSLYVVDRYYEISDDMGRNYVRRRYDRDTDVECFKVYKLDEEWGKWVDVKNLRDRAFILSKSCNFSVSTKDLIGYQGNCIYFRDTYDARMYNLDDHRITMVNFNPCIDKTLWSRSPWMRC, from the coding sequence ATGATATCACTCTTCAGCAAAGTCAACAAATCTTTGAGATCTGATTCCTCTTCATCCATGGATGAGATAGTAGATTGGTCTCAACTCCCTATAGAACTATGGCCTAAGATAGGAAAATATCTTGATAATCACATAGATGTTCTCAGATTTCGCAGTGTCTGCGAATCATTTCGTTCTTCCATTCCTCCATCTCATCCAAATTCTCCTTCTTTTCCTTTACAAATACCTCACCCCGTCTACAACTCCCTAAACAACTACGTCAACCAATCCACTGTTTATATCATTGAACCAACTGATGCAAGTTCCAACTCCAATTTAGAACCTTTAGCACCTTCTTCTTCCAAAGGTTGGTTGATTAAGGTAGAAGAAACAAAGAATCAACCTGTGAGTTTGTTGAGTCCTATCTCTGACCGAAAACTATCATACCCTCTTAGCAATAACAACACTTCTCCCATGCTATGGAACTTGTTGGATTATAGGGTCATTGAGCTATGcaaatcatataaaattgaaaaaactacACCTTTCTCTAGTTCTGCGATCAAAGTTGCGTTCTATCCTAACTCTCCTTGGACTAGTGTTGAGGATTGTGTAGCTTGTTGTATCTTTCAAGAGGGTAAATTAGGACTCATGAAACATGGTGATGAAAAATGGACACTTGTGGATGACAAGAATTTCTACTATGATGATATTATTGTGTTCAAGGGTCAGTTTTATGTTACTGATAAGTGGGGAACTATTTCATGGATTGATGTCTCTACTTTGAGATTGATACAATTTTCACCTCCTTTGTGTGGTTTTGGAAACAAGAAGCATTTGATGGAGTCATGTGGAAGTCTTTATGTTGTTGACAGATACTATGAAATTAGTGACGATATGGGAAGGAACTATGTTAGAAGACGCTACGATCGAGACACTGATGTTGAATGTTTCAAAGTTTATAAGTTGGATGAAGAATGGGGAAAATGGGTTGATGTGAAAAACTTGAGAGACAGAGCTTTCATTTTGAGCAAAAGTTGTAACTTCTCTGTTTCAACTAAAGACTTAATTGGATATCAAGGGAACTGCATCTACTTTAGGGATACTTATGATGCTCGTATGTATAATTTGGATGATCATAGAATCACTATGGTTAATTTTAATCCTTGCATTGACAAGACTTTGTGGTCTCGTTCACCTTGGATGAGATGTTAG